CACCCTTTTTCAGCCGGTTCTCGGCGTAGAGACGGGCCTCCTCGAAGCTCTTCTGGCCGGTGTATCCGGCCATGCCCGTTTCGTTGACGAACTGTCCGGGCGCGGGCAGGAATTCGAGCACCCGGTTCGACGCGGGCTGTCCCGTCGTCGTGATGACGCGCTCCGATTCGCGTTCGTAGCAGGTCACCCGGAGCGTTTTTTCGGTGATTCGCTTCGACGATGCGCGCGTGATGTGGCGCGAGAGGGGTGCGGCCGGGCTTTCGTCCGTGTCCGTCACCCGGAAGGTGACTTCGTATTCGCCCTCCTTCTCCGGCGTGAAGGCGAACATGCGTTGGGTTGCGTCCTCCTGCAAAGAGCCGTTCACGTACCATGCATATTCCGGCCCGACGGCGTCGCTCACCTGCGGCCGCAGGAACAGCGTCCGCCCGAGCGATACGCTCCGCACCAGCGGGTCGGCCAGGTAGGAGGAGGGGATGAACGCGATGCGGACCGGAATGACGTCCACGACGTGTACGGCAACCGTTTTCTCGGCCGTGCCGTCCTCGTTGGTCACCGTCAGCCGCAGGGAGCAGTCTCCCGGTTGGGTGCGCATGAAGATGTAGTCCTTTTCGGTGGAGACCGGTACGGACGAGTCGTCCAGATACCATTCGTAACGGGCGTTTTCGCCGTTCTGCACCTCCGGTGCGAACGTGTATTCCCGTCCCGTGAGCACGTATAGCCCCGTCTGCGGCACGATGAGCGAGATGACGGGGGGAGCGAGCCGGTTCACGTCGATGCGCGCCTCCTTCTCGTCGTATCCCGCCCGGTTTTCGACCCGCAGGGTCACATAGACGCGGCCTTCCTCGTTGAATACGTATTCGAACACGCGCGCCGTAGAAACGACCTCGTCGTCGATCGTCCAGCTGTAAGCGGCCTCTCCCTCGTTTTCCACGGTCGGCGTGATCGTCACCGCGCGGCCGATCTTGGCCGCGTAGACGCCTGTCTCGCTGTCGAGGGTGATTCGGGGTTTGCTGTCCGGCAGCGTAATCTCTCCGTCCTTGTTGCAGGCTGCGGCCGCCAGCGCTACCGAGAGCAGCGCCGGTATCGCCGTCCGTCCGGCATGACTGAAAAAACAGCTCATATCCTCTTCGTTTAAATCGTTCAACCAATCTTTGCGGATGTTCCGGAGATCCGCATTCGTGCCGTGCGCACGGCATGCGTCCGGCCGGAATTTCGCAGTAGCCTGATTTTACATTCGGGGATATGCCGGAAACCGTTTTTCCTGCCGATCACGATCCATTTCCCCCTGGATTGTAAAACCATTGCAGCGGCAGGTCTTCTGACTCGTTCCGGTCCCGACGCCTTCCCGGTCGCGTGAAAACCAGTGGCAAGAGATTGTCGGGGTCTGATGTGCCGCTTCGGCGGCAGGAACTTACAGCAGAGGGAACTGTTGCCGATTTTCACGGCATTCCCTTTTAATCGCCCGGGGCCGGGGGCCTCGTTCGGCGAACCGTTGCGCAGCAAAGGTATGGAAAAAAGATGAAAAAGAAGACGCGCCGGTCGAATTTTATGCCGGCGGCCTGCCGAAGGTCCCGCCGCCCGGGGTTCATTTCCGGTCGTTTCCGGGGACGGAACAGCTGCGCCGGCCGGGAGGCGGACGCCTGCGCGCAGTTGCTCTCTCCTGACGCCTGAAAACGAAAAAGTCTTACATGTCGTTGACACATAAGACTTTTTGCAGTGGACGACGTAATCCGTTCCTTCTCTCTCACGCCTCCTGGAGCTGAATCCGAGATTTGAACTCGGGACCCCTTCATTACGAGTGAAGTGCTCTACCGCTGAGCTAATTCAGCCTTTCGGGAACACCGAGGTTCCCTTTGGGACTGCAAATATCTGAAAAATATTTTTTTCTCGCAACAATTTTGCGAAAATTCTCGCTTTTCTTGCTATATTCGCGCTAAAACTGACCCGAAACTGTTTTACGATGATTACTTTTCTGGTGTGCCTGGCGTTGCTGGTGACCGCATATTTCACGTATGGACGCTATCTGGAACGGCTCGTCGGCATCGACCCGGCGGCCCGGACGCCCTGCAGCCGCCTTTACGACGGCGTGGATTACGTGCCCCTGCCGAGGTGGCGCATTTTCCTGATCCAACTGCTCAACATTGCGGGGCTCGGCCCGATTTTCGGCGCCGTGCTCGGTGCGGCCTACGGGCCGGTGGCGTTTCTGTGGATCACCTTCGGCGGCATCTTCATGGGTGCGGCGCATGACTTCATCGCCGGGGTCATCTCGCTGCGCCACGACGGCGCGAGTCTTCCCGAGACGGCCGGGGTCTACCTCGGCGGCGGCATGAAGATCGTCATGCGGCTCTTTTCCGCCGGGCTGATGATCCTCGTCGGTGCGGTGTTCCTCTCGCAGCCCGCATCGCTCGTCGCGGCCCGCCTCGACGTCCCGTCGCTTGAAGGCATCGCTTTCGGCGGATTCTCGTGGCTGCTGCTGATCGTGCTGGGCGTGATTCTCGTCTACTACATCGCCGCCACGCTGCTGCCCGTCGACAAGATCATCGGCCGCATCTACCCGGTCTTCGGCTTCGCGCTGCTGTTCATGGCCGTCGGCATCCTCGTCGTGCTGCTTTTCGGCGGCGAATACACCATTCCGGAATTCACCTCCTTCGAAAACTGCATCGCCGATGCGAAGGCCTTCCCGATCGTCCCGATGCTCTTCACGACCATTGCCTGCGGCGCCATCTCGGGCTTCCACGCCACGCAGTCGCCGCTGATGGCCCGCTGCATGCGCAACGAACGCGAGAGCCGCTCGGTCTTCTACGGCGCGATGATCTCCGAGTCGATCATCGCCCTCGTCTGGGCCGCCATTGCCATGGCCTTCTGGGGCGATGTCGCGGGGCTGAACGGCGCCATCGCCGAATACGGCGGCCAGGCGGCCGTGATGATCGACGTGATCGCCAACAAGACGCTGGGCCCGGCGCTGGCCGTCTTCGTGATCTTCGGCGTGGTGGCCTGCGCCATCACCTCGGGCGACACGGCCTTCCGTTCCGCGCGGCTGATCGTCGCCGACTTCATGGGCGTCGAGCAGCGCACGCTGCGCAAACGCATCTATATCTGTATTCCGCTCTTCGCGTTGGGACTTCTGATCATCTTCGGACTGCCGTTTCAGACCATGTGGAGCTATTTCGCGTGGATGAACCAGACCCTCGCGGCGGTGACGCTCTGGATGATCGTCGCCTACCTCCGCCACCGGGGGCGCGCCGTGTGGGTGGGGCTGATTCCGGCTCTCGTTATGACGTATGTCTGCGCCAGCTATATCTTCGTTTCGCCGCTGATGCTGGGCATGCAGAACCGTACGGCGGCTTACCTGCTGGGCGGGGGCGTGACGCTCGCGGTCCTTGTCGCCATGATTTTCAAACTCAAAGACAACGATGCAAAAGGCATATCTTGAACCTACGCCCGACCAGACTTTCGAGGTGGTCGGCGAAGGACCCTGTAATTTCGTGAAAGTCCTCGCCCGGTCCCGCGAGATGCAGGCCGCCGGCGATATAGAAGGAGCCTGCAACGAGCGTTTTCAGGCCTTCCAGCGTCTTGCGGAGCTGATTCCCGAGGACGAGGAGATCAATCTCGAATGGAGCCACCGCAATTCGCGCGCGGCGCTCGAACTGATCTTCGCCTCGGCCATCGACCACTTCCTGATCAACAATTTCGAGATGTCGGCGGCGCTCTTGGAAATGCTGCTGGAACTCGACCCCGAGGACCATCTGGAAGGGAGCGAACTGCTGGCCTTCGACTACCTGGCCTTGGACGAGCAGGAGCTGTTCGACGAGGTGATCAACGACGTGTCGGACAAGCATCCGGGGCGTGAGGTGCTGCTGCTGTGGTCGGCTTTCCGCCGTGACGGACGATTGCCCGAAGGGGAGTTGCAGCGATTCCGGACGCATTTTGCGCCCTTCTTCGCCGAATTTACCGCCGACGAGCATCCGGCCGACGAAGCGTATCTGCGCGACATCGGGAGCGAACGACCCTCGCCTGCCGCACAGGCCCGCGAACTGTGGCTCCAGACCGAGAATCTCTGGGTGCTCTGGCCCGGCTTCATCGACGCCCTGCGCGCCGCCCGCTGACGGGCGCCCGCGTGCCGGAGGGCGAAGCCCCTGTCCCGCAAAACAGAACCGCAGCCCGGATTTCCGGACTGCGGTTTTTTGTCGTACCCTCCTCCCTGCGGCCGGGGGCCTACGCTTTCTCTCCGTTCATCAGCTTGTTGAAGCAATGGCGGCAGATCGGTTCGTAGCTGTCCTGCGCGCCCAGCATCACCTGCTTTTCGTCGCTCGTGAGGCGGTGCGAATGGTGGGCGAGGTTGCCGCAGCGGACGCAGATGGCGTGAACCTTGGTGACGTACTCCGCCGTTGCCATCAGCGCGGGCATCGGGCCGAACGGCTTTCCGGTGTAGTCCATGTCCAGACCCGCGACGATCACGCGCACGCCGTTGTTGGCCAGCCGGCGGCACACGTCGACGATGCTTTCGTCGAAGAACTGCGCCTCGTCGATGCCCACCACGTCGACGTCGGCGGTCATCAGCAGGATGTTCTGCGGCGACTCGACGGGGGTGGAGCGGATGGCGTTCGCGTCGTGCGACACGACCTCCTCCTCGGAATAGCGCACGTCGATCCGGGGTTTGAAAATCTCGACCCGCTGGTGGGCGAATTTGGCTCGTTTCAGGCGGCGGATCAGCTCCTCGGTCTTACCCGAGAACATCGAACCGCATACGACTTCGATCCAGCCCTTGCGGCTGGCATTTTCTAAAAACATAAGTGTAAATAACTCTTTTTTTGTTTATCAGGTTCGCCGCAGCTCCGAAGGAGTCGGTTTCCGCGGCTTATGTTTCGGCGCAGATAATTCCCCTGCCTCCCCCTCCTCCCCTTGAAAAGGGGTGACTTTGGCCCGAGGGTGTCCTGTCCGGGAGCCTCCGCAGGGCTGTCTTGTGGGGCCGGCATACAAAGATAACCGGTTTTTTCTTTTCTGCAAAGCGAAACCGGGGCTATGACGCCCCGGCGGTTCCCGAAAAACGATCCGGCCCTCCCGCGAGGGGAAGGCCGGATGCGGAACGTGCCGTGCCGGGCGGATCGTCAGTTCGATGTGGGGAACTTGTAGGCCACGGCCACGGGTTTTTCGCAGATGCCGACATACTCCTTCACCTTCTCCATCGTCTTCAGACTGTAAACGTAGAGGCTGCCGGGCTTGCGGCCGGTCGCCGTCGGGTTGTAGGTGGCGATCAGCAGCTGGTCGTCGTCGACCACCGCGGAAGAGGTCGACGGTACGGCGTTCGTGCAGATGTCCATGATCTGTTCGCCGTCGGGCAGCGTGATGTCGGGCTTGGCCCCTTCGGCGGGAACGACCGGGTCGACGCCTGTCATCGCCCAGTGATAGATCTTGTTGTCGTAATCGTAGTAGGCGTTTCCGTTGAGCTTCGTCGTGACGATCCGGGTGTTCGCATTCATCAGCATCGGCTGCACCTCGTCGTAGGTCTTGATTTCGGTCGGACTCGAAAGCGATGAACTGGTGCTGATGATTTTGACGGTTTTCGGCGCCCCTTCGATCGTACGGGCGATGCAGTAGTATTTGGAAGCGTCGTACTGTCCCGCCCCGATGCGGCCCGCTGCCATGTTGATGAATTCATACCCGTCGGGTGCGGCGTATCCCGCGATTCTCGAATTGGGGAATC
This Alistipes shahii WAL 8301 DNA region includes the following protein-coding sequences:
- a CDS encoding carbon starvation protein A; its protein translation is MITFLVCLALLVTAYFTYGRYLERLVGIDPAARTPCSRLYDGVDYVPLPRWRIFLIQLLNIAGLGPIFGAVLGAAYGPVAFLWITFGGIFMGAAHDFIAGVISLRHDGASLPETAGVYLGGGMKIVMRLFSAGLMILVGAVFLSQPASLVAARLDVPSLEGIAFGGFSWLLLIVLGVILVYYIAATLLPVDKIIGRIYPVFGFALLFMAVGILVVLLFGGEYTIPEFTSFENCIADAKAFPIVPMLFTTIACGAISGFHATQSPLMARCMRNERESRSVFYGAMISESIIALVWAAIAMAFWGDVAGLNGAIAEYGGQAAVMIDVIANKTLGPALAVFVIFGVVACAITSGDTAFRSARLIVADFMGVEQRTLRKRIYICIPLFALGLLIIFGLPFQTMWSYFAWMNQTLAAVTLWMIVAYLRHRGRAVWVGLIPALVMTYVCASYIFVSPLMLGMQNRTAAYLLGGGVTLAVLVAMIFKLKDNDAKGIS
- a CDS encoding PKD-like domain-containing protein; this translates as MSCFFSHAGRTAIPALLSVALAAAACNKDGEITLPDSKPRITLDSETGVYAAKIGRAVTITPTVENEGEAAYSWTIDDEVVSTARVFEYVFNEEGRVYVTLRVENRAGYDEKEARIDVNRLAPPVISLIVPQTGLYVLTGREYTFAPEVQNGENARYEWYLDDSSVPVSTEKDYIFMRTQPGDCSLRLTVTNEDGTAEKTVAVHVVDVIPVRIAFIPSSYLADPLVRSVSLGRTLFLRPQVSDAVGPEYAWYVNGSLQEDATQRMFAFTPEKEGEYEVTFRVTDTDESPAAPLSRHITRASSKRITEKTLRVTCYERESERVITTTGQPASNRVLEFLPAPGQFVNETGMAGYTGQKSFEEARLYAENRLKKGEFVSLGNFGGYVILAFDHSVENKGGYDFSIPGNQFEGSNEPGVVWVMQDVNGNGKPDDEWYELRGSETGGEWTVQEYAVTYYRPAGPRQGVKWTDNLGRSGQVAYLGQFHAQDYYYPLWLEEESHTYYGTGLRQNTTQTPGGDWSNNSFEWGYVDNAGSDNLESSSKTGKTWFKISNAMTPDGQPAGLRYIDFIKVQSAINGSAGGLGELSTEVAGMAVDENLNR
- a CDS encoding thymidine kinase encodes the protein MFLENASRKGWIEVVCGSMFSGKTEELIRRLKRAKFAHQRVEIFKPRIDVRYSEEEVVSHDANAIRSTPVESPQNILLMTADVDVVGIDEAQFFDESIVDVCRRLANNGVRVIVAGLDMDYTGKPFGPMPALMATAEYVTKVHAICVRCGNLAHHSHRLTSDEKQVMLGAQDSYEPICRHCFNKLMNGEKA